CCGACCGTGTCGGCGACTTCTTCGACAACGGGGAGGATGTGCGTCGAGAGGAAAACGGTCGTCCCCGCGTCGGCGAGATCCGTAATCATCCCTCGGAGCGTCCGCGCAGCGCGTGGGTCCAGTCCGGACGTGGGTTCGTCGAGGAAAACGACGGTGGGTTCGTGGAGGACGGCCTGTATATAGGCGGTTTTCTGTCGCATCCCCTTCGAATACTCCGCGATCCGGGTGTCGGCATCTGCTGTGAGATCCAGTTCGTCGAGAAGCGTCTCGATTCGATCGCGTATCGCCTTCCCAGAGAGATCGCGGAGCCCGGCAGCGTATTCGAGCTGTTCGTACGCCGTCGCCTGATCGTACAGTGGTGGTTCTTCGGGCAAGTATCCGATCTGTGTCCGGAGGTCATCCCGATCCGTGATCGAGACGCCAGCGACGGAACCGGTCCCCCTGGTCGGTCGTGTCAGTCCAGTCAACAGCCGCATCGTCGTGGTTTTTCCCGCACCGTTTGGGCCGAGAAACCCGTAGACTGTTCCGCTCGGGATCGCGAGATCTAACTCGGCAATAGCGGTAGTGTCTCCATATCGTTTTGTTAATCCTTCAGCGAAGATAGCAGACCGATCAGTCATGAATGAGTGTCTCTATACACACATCATAATTCTTGTCACCACAATATGTATTACAATCGTTACGACAGCGTACGATCCAGTTTCGCGTTTCACTGCGGCTGACCGCTACGTCCTCGATATGACAACAGTCGAGACTTCGTTTCCGCTCTGGATCTCACTGCACGCCCCGAAAACGGACGCTCTCCCGCCAGTTATCGACTCCCGCGAACGCGCTCGAGGACGGACAGCGTTCCGTCGGCGTGGGCGTCTTCGAGGACTTCGTCGGCGGCCTCGGTCGCGGCCCGGTCGGCGTTTGCCACCGCGAAACTCCGGTCGACGACTTCGAACGTCGAGACGTCGTTGATCGAGTCGCCGACGGCGACGCTCTCGGCGAGGTCGAAGCCGACGCGGTCGGCGATGGTCTCGACGCCGTCGCCCTTGTTCGGGTCGGCGTCCTTGACGTGGTAGGCGTAGCCCGTGTCGACGACCTCGAGGCCGTACTCCGCGGCGATCTCCCGCAGCGGCTCGACGGGCTGGTCAAGGTTGATCGCAACCTCGGTCTCGCGCCAGCGGTTGACGGTGTCCTCGGCGCCCCAGCCGAGCTCGTACCCCGCACCCCGGTAGCGCTCGGCGACGGCCTGGGCTGCCTCCCGATCGGCGGTGAAGAAGACGTCCTCGCCGGTGTAGACGACGCCGCCGTTCTCGGCGACGACGAGTTCGGGAATCCCGGCGAAGTGACAGAGCGCGACAGGATAGGGGAAGGCCTTCCCGGTGGCGATCACGACCGGGGCCTCCCAGTCGCGGATGGGATCGAGGACACGCGGGTCAAGACCCCAGCTTTCGGGGCGGGTCAGCGTGCCGTCGATGTCGAGCACGAGCGGCGGGTCGGCGGTCATACCCGGATATCGGAGGTCGGGACGGTAAAGCGAACGGATTCGTCCGGGAAGTCGCGGCTCAGGTTCGCGCCGAAAACGGAGACGGGGTCAGCGAGCGATCAGAACCACGGGACCCAGACCGTCGTCGGGAAGACCCCGAGGACGTACAGGATCGCGACGAGGAAGGTTCCGAAGACGATCCCCGCGGCGGGCGGGTCGACGTGGGTGTCGCCGTGAGCGAAGAACACCCGCTGGAAGAGTTCGCCGAACAGCGCGGCGAGCACCCCGATAACGAGACCGACGATCAGGGCGACCTCGGTACCGGTTCCCGCAAGCAACGCGCCGCTGTCGTAAGCGACCGGAGCGCCTTCCGCGATCCCGCCGTCGGCGGGAACGTACACCGCAAGCGCGGCGGTCGCCGCCGGCAGCGTGATGTGGTGGGTTACCGGGATCTTCTCGACGCCGCAGTTGAGGAAGACCAGCGAGGCCGCGCTGATCCCGAATCCGAGGAAGGCGCTGCCGGTAACGACTCCGACGTAGGCGCCGAGGATCCCTGCGGCGAGCCCGAGCATGGCGACGTGACCCCACTTGTACTGGTGGGGGAGCCACGGCTCGACCTTGAGCCGTTCCTTCTGGGTCGCGGCGGCTTTCGCCTGCACCTCGCCACCGTCGGTCTCGATCCCGCCGTCGGTCGCGGATTCGCCGATGACGCGCATTTCTTCGCGTTCGAAGGGGCCCATATCCAGAATGTTCGCCCCCCGGACCTTGCCGATGATACTGTAGCCCAGGATCAGCCGGTGAGCAAACGCCGAGAGGACGACCCCCATCGCGATGGGGTCGTAGGGCATTCCGAGGCTCTCCGAGAGGACGACGAGCCAGTAGCCCAGGATGCCGAAGGCGCCACCGACCGCCAGCACGTCGGGTTTCGTCCCGAGCGCGTAGGAAATGTTTTTGGCCTCGTGGTAGTCGAAACCAGTGTCCATATACCCTCGGCGAGCGGCGTAAGCCGTCGCCGCGACGCCGCCGGCGAAGCTAATAGCCGGCGAGAACGGCGGTCCGAACGCGACCTGATCGGTGATCGCAGCCGCGTCGGGATCGACCAGCGTCGCAGCCTCGCCCGCGATCACCATGAAGCCGGTGAAGATAAATGCCGGCAGCGGGCCGAGCGCGGCGCCGAACGCACCCCCGCCGAACGCGGCGATGATCTCGGCGAGGTCGAGGAGTGCGTCGAGCATCCTCAGTCACCGTCCCGGGCCCAGTCCCGTGCCCGATCGAGCGCGTCACCCCACCGGTCGTACTTCCGGTCCGCTTCCGCGCGGGCCATCTCCGGCTCGAACTCACGGTCGATCTGCCAGTTGTCGCGCAGACCCTCGATGTCCTCCCAGTAGCCGACGGCCAGTCCGGCGGCGTAGGCCGAGCCCAACGCCGTCGTCTCGTCGACCTCCGGGCGGACGATCTTCGAGCCGATGATGTCGGACTGGAGCTGACAGAGGTAGTTGTTCTTGACCGCGCCGCCGTCGACCCGGAGGTTCGTCATCTCGATCCCCGAGTCGGCTTCCATCGCCTCGGCGACGTCGCGGGTCTGGTAGGCGATCGACTCCAGAGTCGCCCGGACGACGTGTTCCTTGCGGGTGCCCCGCGTCATTCCGACGATGGTGCCGCGGGCGCGCTGGTCCCAGTGGGGTGCGCCGAGGCCGGTGAAGGCGGGGACGACGTAGACGCCGTCGGTCGAGTCGACGCTACGGGCCAGTTCGGCGGTCTGGGCGGGGTTGTCGATCAGCGTCAGATCCTCGAGCCACTCGATGGCCGCACCGGTGACGAAGATCGATCCCTCGAGGGCATACTGGACCGACTCACCCGAGCGCTGGAAGCC
This genomic window from Natronococcus occultus SP4 contains:
- a CDS encoding ABC transporter ATP-binding protein, which produces MTDRSAIFAEGLTKRYGDTTAIAELDLAIPSGTVYGFLGPNGAGKTTTMRLLTGLTRPTRGTGSVAGVSITDRDDLRTQIGYLPEEPPLYDQATAYEQLEYAAGLRDLSGKAIRDRIETLLDELDLTADADTRIAEYSKGMRQKTAYIQAVLHEPTVVFLDEPTSGLDPRAARTLRGMITDLADAGTTVFLSTHILPVVEEVADTVGILYDGELVAEGPPAALEHRAETGETRSLEDAFLELTTDERSIGDETDDETSPADSATQSIAEENTDG
- a CDS encoding phosphoglycolate phosphatase, which translates into the protein MTADPPLVLDIDGTLTRPESWGLDPRVLDPIRDWEAPVVIATGKAFPYPVALCHFAGIPELVVAENGGVVYTGEDVFFTADREAAQAVAERYRGAGYELGWGAEDTVNRWRETEVAINLDQPVEPLREIAAEYGLEVVDTGYAYHVKDADPNKGDGVETIADRVGFDLAESVAVGDSINDVSTFEVVDRSFAVANADRAATEAADEVLEDAHADGTLSVLERVRGSR
- a CDS encoding glutathione S-transferase family protein, coding for MLDALLDLAEIIAAFGGGAFGAALGPLPAFIFTGFMVIAGEAATLVDPDAAAITDQVAFGPPFSPAISFAGGVAATAYAARRGYMDTGFDYHEAKNISYALGTKPDVLAVGGAFGILGYWLVVLSESLGMPYDPIAMGVVLSAFAHRLILGYSIIGKVRGANILDMGPFEREEMRVIGESATDGGIETDGGEVQAKAAATQKERLKVEPWLPHQYKWGHVAMLGLAAGILGAYVGVVTGSAFLGFGISAASLVFLNCGVEKIPVTHHITLPAATAALAVYVPADGGIAEGAPVAYDSGALLAGTGTEVALIVGLVIGVLAALFGELFQRVFFAHGDTHVDPPAAGIVFGTFLVAILYVLGVFPTTVWVPWF